In the genome of Oceanispirochaeta sp. M1, one region contains:
- a CDS encoding M48 family metallopeptidase, whose product MNKSLIIILMFFIPLFVSGALENSEQFHAAINDARDIHYSGRASEAAVSRLDRLMNSLNDSSEGSSVTEYYRKYSEIYLLKGLFLIDMGEKSLASDVLAEGIDFCETRYLEGGEQFFLVQTALLKSHWMLLQKTSVLIRTGGEIQEMTDLALELDPDDFTARLLSAQGLINAPPLFGGNPVEAARILISSESLIRNEYDRFDLYLTLADARRKKKAWDDAGGWCTKALSLFPENADALKMQDLITARKK is encoded by the coding sequence GTGAATAAATCCTTAATAATCATTCTGATGTTTTTCATTCCTCTTTTTGTTTCGGGGGCCCTTGAGAACTCTGAGCAGTTTCATGCTGCTATCAATGATGCAAGAGATATCCATTACTCCGGAAGAGCCTCAGAAGCTGCAGTTTCCAGACTTGACAGGCTCATGAATTCTCTCAATGATTCATCCGAAGGATCTTCAGTCACCGAATATTACAGAAAATATTCTGAAATATATCTCTTAAAAGGACTGTTTCTCATTGATATGGGTGAAAAATCCCTGGCTTCAGATGTGCTGGCAGAGGGTATTGATTTCTGTGAAACCCGGTATCTTGAGGGGGGTGAGCAGTTTTTTCTGGTTCAGACCGCATTACTTAAATCTCACTGGATGCTTCTTCAGAAAACTTCTGTACTCATCAGGACAGGAGGCGAGATTCAGGAAATGACCGATCTGGCTTTGGAGCTTGATCCTGATGATTTCACTGCCCGTCTGCTGTCTGCCCAGGGTTTGATTAATGCCCCGCCGCTATTTGGAGGAAATCCTGTAGAAGCCGCCCGGATTCTAATCTCATCCGAGTCTCTCATAAGAAACGAATATGATCGTTTTGATCTGTATCTGACCCTTGCGGATGCCCGGCGTAAGAAGAAGGCCTGGGATGACGCAGGGGGATGGTGTACAAAGGCTCTTTCCCTGTTTCCTGAAAATGCTGATGCCCTGAAGATGCAGGATTTGATCACAGCCAGGAAAAAGTAG
- a CDS encoding response regulator yields the protein MKKILHVDNSSFVRKIIRNIAIEKGLQFEEAEGEKAALEILKSKDIDLIITGLELSDTSGESFISNLKKSPHARVPIIAVTSNNSLESREELFEMGVVDYILKSELSKNRLDKYFDIYLNEDSFTLQLQALNIAVLDDSKVALTAIRSIFELNNIRNVQYFQNPRELLKSQEEFSIYLVDLILPDIPGEDVVVELRKRGGDKVIIAISGIRSYKSMSQILLFGADDYIMKPFDVNLFLARMKNSVRMLSLMKDLRETKEELKKLKGL from the coding sequence ATGAAAAAAATATTACATGTGGATAACAGTTCGTTTGTCCGGAAGATTATCCGGAACATCGCCATAGAGAAAGGACTTCAGTTTGAAGAGGCCGAGGGAGAAAAGGCTGCTCTCGAAATTCTGAAAAGTAAAGATATCGATCTGATCATTACGGGCCTCGAACTATCGGATACCTCGGGAGAGAGTTTTATCTCAAATCTGAAAAAGTCTCCCCATGCCCGGGTCCCGATTATTGCGGTGACCTCCAACAATTCCCTCGAATCCAGAGAAGAACTTTTCGAGATGGGCGTAGTGGATTATATTCTCAAGTCCGAGCTTTCCAAGAATCGTCTGGATAAATATTTTGATATATATTTGAATGAAGACAGTTTCACACTGCAGCTGCAGGCACTGAACATCGCGGTGCTGGACGACAGCAAGGTAGCCCTTACGGCTATCAGAAGTATTTTTGAGCTCAATAACATCAGGAATGTACAGTATTTCCAGAACCCCAGGGAACTTCTGAAATCACAGGAGGAATTCTCCATATATCTGGTCGATCTTATTCTGCCTGATATTCCAGGTGAGGATGTTGTAGTTGAACTCAGAAAACGAGGCGGTGATAAGGTTATCATCGCTATATCGGGAATCAGAAGCTATAAATCCATGAGTCAGATTCTGCTGTTCGGTGCGGATGACTATATAATGAAACCCTTTGATGTGAATTTATTTCTGGCCAGAATGAAAAACTCTGTCCGTATGCTCTCCCTGATGAAAGACCTGAGAGAGACAAAGGAAGAACTCAAAAAACTGAAAGGCCTTTAG
- a CDS encoding efflux RND transporter periplasmic adaptor subunit produces MKIKLTVILLFVILIISCGSDKKDDISSASSYGETGEKEAVPVYTQKAIEEPFFTSIDSSGIIEGIREADIISETSGLITEVFFEIGDYVNEGDVLLKVEDRMAGISFESSRQDYEAARIEFEALEKSFKTGGSSQLIFSQGRARLESARLRMEQVRDTFDNTSIKAPFDGYISGRDISISVGSYIQPSVAVTHIVDTSSFRLRLTLGEDEIPLVKKGDDAQIILNSLPDLNIKATVDAVSPGSSRTAGGFPVILSWKNELNGSVKSGMSAAVRIKPDNMGTNMLIVPSSSIVSRNGLNYIFRVKDNTAEAVEVRLTQSLGNRASISKIPGTDLMVEPGDLIIVTGLNTLIPGDSVIPSLLEDSL; encoded by the coding sequence ATGAAAATTAAACTAACGGTAATTCTATTATTTGTAATACTTATTATATCCTGCGGCAGTGATAAAAAGGATGATATAAGTTCGGCCAGTTCTTATGGTGAAACAGGCGAGAAGGAAGCGGTTCCTGTATATACTCAAAAAGCCATTGAAGAGCCCTTTTTTACCTCAATAGATTCCTCGGGAATTATAGAGGGGATAAGAGAAGCGGATATTATTTCAGAAACCAGTGGTCTTATTACCGAGGTGTTCTTTGAAATAGGTGATTATGTAAATGAAGGTGATGTTCTTCTTAAAGTGGAAGACCGAATGGCTGGTATCAGTTTTGAATCTTCCAGACAGGATTATGAAGCTGCCAGAATAGAATTTGAAGCTCTTGAGAAATCATTCAAGACAGGAGGATCTTCTCAACTGATTTTCAGTCAGGGACGGGCCAGGCTGGAATCTGCAAGGCTTCGAATGGAACAGGTCCGGGATACTTTTGATAATACCAGTATTAAAGCACCCTTTGATGGATATATCAGTGGTCGTGATATTTCTATCTCCGTAGGAAGTTATATTCAGCCCTCAGTGGCAGTGACGCATATTGTTGATACTTCCTCATTCAGACTTCGTCTTACTCTCGGGGAGGATGAAATACCTCTTGTGAAGAAAGGAGATGACGCTCAGATTATATTGAACTCTCTGCCTGATCTGAATATAAAGGCGACTGTTGACGCTGTCTCTCCCGGAAGCAGCCGTACAGCTGGAGGGTTCCCTGTTATTCTAAGCTGGAAGAATGAGCTGAACGGAAGTGTAAAATCGGGAATGTCAGCCGCAGTCAGGATCAAGCCCGATAACATGGGTACAAATATGCTGATTGTACCCTCTTCCTCTATCGTCAGTAGAAATGGACTGAACTATATTTTCAGAGTGAAAGATAATACAGCGGAAGCTGTTGAAGTCAGATTGACTCAGTCTCTGGGAAACCGTGCCTCCATTTCAAAGATACCGGGAACAGATCTTATGGTAGAACCTGGAGATCTTATCATTGTTACCGGACTGAATACTCTTATTCCAGGAGATTCGGTAATCCCCAGTTTACTGGAGGACAGCTTGTGA
- a CDS encoding efflux RND transporter permease subunit produces MNIGRFSVKNPVFLNILMVTVLILGGLSLSRMPREQFAEVPFYWVSILVPYPGVAAEDVEKLITIPVENEMQGLDNLDKIQSVTSEGVSSVRVEFDSGISQDEFDKLFQDVRARFSKVSLPEGTLESTVDDFSSNDFLPVVELVLSISNEEADESGSSYAALIEEAERLQEQILRISDVSSADFIGARDREIFIEVNPGSLESYGLSVNEMVQAIQGRNSNVPGGTLSNGRRQMLVRTIGELGSVEEFKDVIIRQTADGNGFLRMGDVAEVKDGYDPRGVRSRFNGRTAVTIRVAKVPRGNSIAIVEELRELSVKWEESLPPGISLDIQNDSTIQIRDSIDILVNNALFGLILLVVLLFAFVGLRNALMTALGIPVTFALTFLILDLSGETFNSNTLFALVLVLGLIVDHAIVIIENSFRLEQLGLERRQAAIDGTNQVVLPVFAATATTVAAFIPLMLLPGTIGRFLRIIPLTVSIALIVSTLEAVIFLPSHYADWPERKRKKNREEGFYFHKVQNGFSEILGRIYKKKKLSVIIIFVFSIASFSLVPFLNQDLFSAEDFTLFYIDVDLPPGSSLESTEDLIEEYEERLIPLVGNGEIAGINSFIGFRGESAGNTVQGNLGQIVVDLTEKSEGRDRSIIQIMAELKSLTSDIPGAEQIIFRRATNGPPTSSPVSYRLFGDSYKDLTRVSSVIREELGSYPELYNIRDNYESGTPELRVVVDGDAAARNGMSAVYIGQFIRASLDGVRASSFFQNNKDVEIFIGFSAAGELKAEELSQLKILSPSGSQVPLSSLTRLEQGNALASIRRLDGKREITITADAYDNSGLRDINGEIKALYEQQFERRYPDMRLSVGGEFSDLDDLLIQIARIFLLGIFLIYLILGAQFNSYSQPFLILLTVPFAFVGVVIYLFISGTPFSTTVLYSAVALAGIAVNDSIVLISFVNELRDEGMAVAQAVLEAARTRLRPILLTSLTTIAGLLPTALGLGGESVVWGPMASTIIFGLIFSTITALILIPAFYGILYDKGAEGE; encoded by the coding sequence GTGAATATAGGAAGATTTTCGGTAAAAAACCCTGTTTTTCTAAACATCCTGATGGTTACCGTACTTATCCTTGGAGGTCTCAGTCTTAGCCGTATGCCCAGGGAGCAGTTTGCGGAAGTACCCTTTTACTGGGTTAGTATTCTAGTTCCCTATCCGGGTGTGGCTGCCGAAGATGTAGAAAAACTTATTACTATTCCTGTAGAAAACGAAATGCAGGGACTGGATAATCTAGATAAAATTCAATCTGTCACATCAGAGGGAGTCTCATCAGTACGTGTTGAGTTTGACAGTGGAATATCCCAGGATGAATTTGATAAGCTTTTTCAGGATGTCAGGGCAAGGTTTAGTAAGGTTTCTCTTCCAGAGGGGACTCTGGAGAGTACTGTTGATGATTTTTCTTCAAATGATTTTCTGCCTGTGGTTGAGCTGGTTCTTTCAATCTCCAACGAGGAAGCCGATGAAAGCGGTTCTTCTTATGCCGCTCTCATAGAGGAAGCCGAACGTCTGCAGGAGCAGATCCTTCGTATTTCAGATGTTTCCTCTGCAGATTTTATCGGCGCCAGGGACCGGGAAATCTTTATTGAGGTTAATCCCGGAAGCCTCGAAAGTTATGGACTCAGTGTTAATGAGATGGTTCAGGCAATACAGGGGAGAAATAGTAATGTGCCTGGAGGTACTTTGAGCAATGGACGGCGTCAAATGCTTGTCAGAACTATTGGTGAGCTTGGGTCTGTTGAAGAATTTAAAGATGTAATTATCAGACAGACCGCCGATGGCAATGGTTTTCTACGGATGGGGGATGTAGCAGAAGTTAAAGACGGCTATGATCCCCGCGGTGTACGCTCAAGATTCAACGGCAGGACAGCCGTGACAATCCGGGTTGCCAAGGTTCCCCGTGGGAATTCTATTGCAATAGTGGAAGAGCTGAGAGAGCTGAGTGTCAAATGGGAAGAGTCTTTACCTCCGGGAATCAGCCTGGATATTCAGAATGACTCAACCATACAGATCAGGGACAGCATCGATATCCTGGTGAATAATGCCCTCTTCGGTCTGATTCTCCTGGTTGTTCTTCTTTTTGCCTTTGTTGGACTCCGGAATGCGCTGATGACTGCATTGGGAATTCCCGTAACTTTTGCTCTGACTTTTCTTATTCTGGATCTGAGTGGTGAGACCTTTAACAGTAATACCCTTTTTGCCCTTGTTCTTGTATTGGGTCTTATAGTGGATCATGCCATTGTAATCATCGAGAACAGCTTTCGTCTTGAACAGTTGGGACTGGAACGCCGGCAGGCTGCCATTGACGGGACCAATCAGGTTGTACTCCCTGTTTTTGCAGCGACTGCGACAACGGTAGCTGCTTTTATTCCCCTTATGCTCCTCCCTGGAACCATAGGGAGATTCCTCAGGATTATTCCTCTTACAGTTTCTATCGCCCTCATCGTCTCAACCCTGGAAGCTGTTATTTTTCTACCTTCTCATTATGCCGACTGGCCGGAGAGAAAAAGAAAGAAGAATAGAGAGGAGGGCTTTTATTTTCATAAAGTTCAGAATGGCTTCTCAGAAATTCTTGGAAGGATTTACAAAAAAAAGAAACTTTCTGTAATAATCATCTTTGTCTTCAGTATAGCTTCATTTTCTCTTGTTCCTTTCCTGAATCAGGATCTTTTCAGTGCGGAAGATTTTACCCTCTTTTATATTGATGTGGATCTGCCTCCCGGTTCCTCTCTTGAAAGTACAGAGGATCTTATTGAAGAGTATGAAGAGAGACTGATCCCACTTGTCGGAAATGGAGAAATTGCGGGAATCAACAGTTTTATAGGATTCCGTGGAGAGAGCGCCGGTAATACTGTACAGGGTAATCTGGGACAGATTGTGGTTGATCTGACTGAAAAAAGTGAAGGACGTGACAGGAGCATAATCCAGATTATGGCCGAGCTGAAATCTCTCACATCGGATATTCCCGGAGCAGAGCAGATCATTTTCCGGCGGGCTACCAACGGTCCTCCCACATCATCACCTGTTTCCTATAGGCTTTTCGGGGACTCCTACAAAGATCTTACAAGAGTCAGCTCTGTAATAAGAGAAGAGCTTGGATCTTATCCTGAACTGTACAATATAAGGGATAATTATGAATCAGGAACACCCGAACTCAGGGTTGTAGTAGATGGCGATGCTGCAGCCAGGAATGGAATGTCTGCAGTCTATATCGGACAGTTCATAAGAGCGTCTCTGGACGGTGTCAGGGCCAGCAGTTTTTTCCAGAATAACAAGGATGTTGAAATCTTCATAGGATTCAGCGCTGCAGGAGAATTGAAGGCGGAAGAGCTTTCCCAGTTGAAGATTCTCTCTCCCTCGGGCAGTCAGGTTCCTCTCTCTTCACTTACCAGGCTGGAGCAGGGGAACGCCCTTGCATCTATAAGGCGTCTGGACGGTAAGAGGGAGATCACAATAACCGCCGATGCTTATGACAATTCAGGGCTCCGGGATATCAACGGGGAGATTAAGGCACTCTATGAGCAGCAGTTTGAGAGAAGATATCCTGATATGCGCCTCTCCGTGGGGGGGGAATTCTCTGATCTGGATGATCTGCTTATTCAGATCGCCAGGATATTTCTTCTGGGGATATTCCTTATCTACCTGATTCTGGGGGCCCAGTTCAACTCATATTCACAGCCCTTTCTCATTCTCCTTACGGTGCCCTTTGCCTTTGTGGGGGTGGTAATTTATCTCTTTATTTCAGGGACGCCTTTTTCCACGACAGTACTCTATTCTGCGGTGGCACTGGCAGGAATTGCAGTCAACGATTCCATCGTTCTCATCTCATTTGTAAATGAGCTGCGGGATGAGGGAATGGCTGTTGCTCAGGCCGTTCTGGAGGCCGCCCGAACAAGATTAAGGCCTATTTTATTGACTTCCCTGACTACTATCGCAGGTCTGCTGCCTACGGCACTGGGACTGGGAGGAGAGTCCGTTGTCTGGGGACCTATGGCCAGTACTATCATATTCGGTCTTATATTCTCAACAATCACAGCCTTGATTCTTATCCCGGCCTTTTACGGGATTCTCTATGACAAAGGAGCTGAAGGTGAATAA
- a CDS encoding TSUP family transporter, translated as MTFEPTALKLTILFLTALTAGFVDSIAGGGGLITVPVLLAVGIPPHLALGTNKVQSTFGSSTAAIRYAGSGLIIKDQILTGVVFTLIGAILGTLLIQIIPADFLGKIIPFILLAVFFYTLLSPNLGHKERDARVKKSVFYTVAGLTLGFYDGFFGPGTGSLWTIALISFLGYDLKGATATTKITNFTSNIVALTVFIIGGKILILPGLIMGAGQVCGAWVGSHLVINKGTRFIRIFFLTVVALTILRLFQQEYLAG; from the coding sequence ATGACATTTGAACCTACAGCACTGAAACTGACGATTCTCTTCCTGACCGCCCTTACTGCCGGATTTGTGGACTCCATAGCAGGGGGAGGAGGACTGATTACCGTTCCTGTGCTGCTGGCCGTAGGAATACCACCCCATCTGGCTCTGGGCACGAATAAAGTTCAGTCCACCTTCGGCTCCAGCACTGCGGCTATCCGCTATGCCGGGTCCGGTCTGATTATCAAAGATCAGATTTTAACAGGAGTCGTCTTCACCCTGATCGGCGCCATTCTGGGAACTCTTCTCATACAGATAATTCCGGCAGATTTCCTTGGAAAAATAATTCCCTTTATTCTCCTTGCCGTTTTTTTTTATACACTCCTTTCCCCCAATCTGGGTCATAAGGAAAGGGACGCCAGAGTAAAAAAATCTGTATTCTACACTGTTGCAGGACTGACCCTGGGGTTTTATGACGGGTTTTTCGGTCCCGGTACAGGTTCTCTATGGACCATAGCCCTGATCAGTTTTCTGGGTTATGACTTGAAGGGAGCCACAGCCACTACCAAAATTACAAATTTCACAAGCAATATTGTAGCACTGACAGTCTTTATCATAGGTGGAAAGATTCTAATTCTTCCCGGCCTTATTATGGGAGCAGGTCAGGTCTGCGGAGCCTGGGTCGGTTCTCATCTTGTGATAAACAAGGGAACCCGTTTTATCAGAATATTCTTCCTGACCGTTGTAGCCCTGACAATTCTCCGCCTATTCCAGCAGGAATACCTGGCAGGGTGA
- a CDS encoding response regulator transcription factor yields MKTILVVEDERGINEMVCDYMEALGFSTISAYDGMEALKVFRKQEIDLVLLDIMMPRLDGTEVLREIRRESDVPVIMVTAKTEEGDTVLGLELGADDYIAKPFSMKELAARVRTVLRRSAPKQSTAPEVSEEEELVIADLKMDRAKHSVSVRGAHVELTAAQFDILAKLVRSPGRVFNRMDLLQAFQEDPYEGYERSIDVHIKNIRKLIEEDPAHPEYILTVWGVGYKMQDSE; encoded by the coding sequence ATGAAGACAATACTTGTTGTAGAAGATGAACGCGGAATCAATGAAATGGTCTGCGATTATATGGAAGCCCTGGGTTTTTCCACAATCTCCGCCTATGACGGAATGGAGGCTCTCAAGGTTTTCCGTAAGCAGGAGATAGATCTTGTTCTCCTTGATATTATGATGCCCCGGCTGGACGGTACAGAGGTTCTGCGGGAAATCCGTAGAGAATCTGATGTCCCTGTTATTATGGTAACTGCAAAAACAGAAGAGGGTGACACCGTTCTGGGACTGGAACTGGGAGCGGATGACTATATTGCCAAACCCTTCAGCATGAAAGAACTGGCCGCCCGTGTGAGAACTGTTCTAAGACGTTCGGCCCCTAAACAGAGCACTGCCCCTGAGGTTTCAGAAGAGGAAGAGCTGGTGATAGCCGATCTGAAAATGGACCGGGCCAAACATTCTGTTTCCGTTCGTGGAGCCCATGTTGAGCTCACAGCGGCTCAATTCGATATTCTTGCCAAATTGGTGAGATCTCCGGGACGTGTCTTTAACAGGATGGATCTGCTGCAGGCTTTTCAGGAGGACCCCTATGAGGGTTATGAACGCTCCATTGATGTCCATATTAAAAATATCCGTAAACTGATAGAAGAAGATCCGGCACATCCCGAGTATATTCTCACTGTCTGGGGTGTGGGATATAAAATGCAGGATTCGGAGTGA
- the sbcB gene encoding exodeoxyribonuclease I — MTFLWYDLETFGKNPRWDRVAQFAAVRTNEQFEIIEDPVVLYCRITPDYIPDPYACMITGITPQESLEKGLREYDFIKAVDKEFSRPGTCVAGYNSIRFDDEFIRNLYYRNFMDPYRREWADGNSRWDILDLVRATHDLRPDGINWPHHEDGRPLFKLEKLSEANNISHEHAHDALSDVYATISMAKLVEEKQPRLYSYFFENRQKESLKNIINLETREAVVHTSGMFTGPLGCTTLIAPLVVDPMMRNSIHCFDLRYDPSPLMELSVEEIRYRIFTPRKQLEEEGLDRIPLKDLHLGKCPIVAPLSTLDDAAAQRLGIDKELCLKHSQILNTDPTLLQKIREVFNQDKSKYYPVVDDPDLQIYSGGFFRDDDRIRMKILHQTPPEELKHQTLNFFDPRIPEMLRRFIGRNFPDTLDEQEMSAWKSACAGRILFPKARGALDHGAFLKVLENLKYSTDVTPQQKLVVKELEKYEEILKDQILKYAPRE; from the coding sequence ATGACATTTTTATGGTATGACCTGGAAACTTTCGGTAAGAATCCCCGTTGGGACCGTGTGGCGCAGTTTGCTGCGGTCCGAACTAATGAACAGTTTGAAATAATCGAAGATCCGGTGGTTCTCTACTGCCGGATAACTCCCGACTATATTCCCGATCCCTACGCTTGTATGATCACTGGAATCACTCCTCAGGAATCCCTTGAAAAAGGGCTCAGGGAGTATGATTTTATCAAAGCTGTGGATAAGGAATTCTCCCGCCCCGGGACCTGTGTGGCCGGGTATAACAGTATCCGTTTTGATGATGAGTTTATCCGTAACCTCTATTACCGCAACTTTATGGACCCCTATCGGAGAGAATGGGCGGACGGCAACAGCCGCTGGGATATTCTTGATCTTGTCAGGGCTACCCATGACCTCCGTCCCGATGGTATAAACTGGCCTCACCATGAGGACGGCAGACCCCTTTTTAAGCTGGAAAAACTCAGCGAAGCCAATAACATCAGCCATGAACATGCTCACGATGCTCTCTCTGATGTATATGCCACCATTTCCATGGCTAAGCTGGTGGAAGAGAAACAGCCCCGACTCTACAGCTATTTCTTTGAAAACAGACAGAAAGAGAGTCTTAAAAATATAATTAATCTGGAGACTCGGGAGGCTGTCGTACATACATCGGGAATGTTTACAGGCCCTCTGGGTTGTACTACCCTGATTGCTCCTCTGGTCGTTGATCCGATGATGAGGAACTCCATTCACTGTTTTGATCTGAGATATGATCCATCCCCCTTAATGGAACTGAGTGTTGAAGAGATCCGCTACAGAATCTTTACTCCCCGGAAACAGCTGGAAGAGGAGGGTCTGGATCGAATCCCGTTAAAGGATCTTCATCTGGGGAAATGTCCCATTGTGGCACCCCTTTCTACTTTGGATGATGCTGCTGCCCAGAGGCTCGGCATTGATAAGGAGCTCTGTCTGAAACACAGTCAGATCCTCAATACTGATCCCACACTGCTGCAGAAAATCAGAGAGGTATTTAATCAGGATAAGTCAAAGTACTATCCTGTGGTGGATGATCCTGATCTGCAGATCTACTCGGGGGGGTTCTTCCGGGATGATGACAGGATCAGAATGAAGATCCTTCACCAGACTCCGCCGGAGGAACTGAAGCACCAGACTCTTAACTTCTTTGATCCCCGCATCCCTGAGATGCTGCGTCGTTTTATAGGAAGGAATTTTCCAGATACTCTGGATGAACAAGAGATGAGTGCCTGGAAATCCGCCTGTGCGGGAAGAATCCTTTTTCCCAAGGCCCGGGGTGCTCTGGATCACGGAGCTTTTCTGAAGGTTCTTGAAAATTTAAAGTATTCAACCGATGTTACACCTCAGCAGAAACTGGTGGTGAAGGAACTGGAAAAATATGAGGAAATTCTGAAGGATCAGATCCTTAAATATGCTCCCCGGGAGTAA
- a CDS encoding HAMP domain-containing sensor histidine kinase yields MNISLTARLIAIMMLSVFLSSLVSILFVSSVTVQQVRGMNMQRDMNIAIVVADSLSSAADKGELQLSRAIASQGMQGSRSPMGEGRMGQGRMGEGRMGEGRMGPGRMNPPEEPQRSPLRNILPGQTLVLADGDEFIPLIITDEKGNILQGQYRDAHDNDENHLSSEIYKQGAPYYMNDKITGYVLAGNQAGQTESRGDIHQMTSIVRGILLYPIISALLASFFGVFLLRRALRPLKSLHLGVQTLQKGEYSYRVKIPDSKITIRDDLTMLSEGFNEMAASLEASEEWKKQIISDTAHELRTPVSLIMGNLEMILDGVYKADRSRLESLHRESTVLAELIKNLQVLASEESKRGSTEKIEFSLSELVGHTAEDFRALAVHKNISVQLEDSGNIKFKGDMNKTRQVLKNLMVNALRHTPDNGYIIMRCLRQKNCIIVEIEDSGEGISPEYREKIFNRFFKIDKSRNSEGSGLGLSISRIIIENQGGTLSAHEGRHGSALFRISFPENELG; encoded by the coding sequence GTGAATATATCGTTAACCGCCCGTCTCATAGCCATTATGATGCTATCGGTGTTTCTCAGCTCTCTTGTGAGTATCCTTTTTGTGAGCTCTGTTACGGTTCAGCAGGTTCGGGGCATGAATATGCAGAGGGATATGAATATTGCCATTGTGGTTGCCGATTCTCTAAGCTCTGCAGCGGACAAAGGTGAACTGCAGCTGAGCCGTGCTATTGCAAGTCAGGGAATGCAGGGAAGCAGGTCTCCTATGGGTGAAGGAAGGATGGGTCAAGGAAGGATGGGTGAAGGAAGGATGGGTGAAGGAAGGATGGGACCCGGCAGGATGAATCCACCAGAAGAGCCTCAGAGATCTCCTTTAAGAAATATTCTGCCCGGACAGACTCTGGTTCTGGCAGATGGCGATGAGTTCATACCTCTGATCATTACTGATGAAAAGGGCAATATTCTGCAGGGACAGTACCGGGATGCCCATGATAATGATGAAAATCATCTCAGTTCAGAAATCTATAAACAGGGTGCTCCCTACTATATGAATGATAAGATCACAGGCTATGTTCTGGCAGGTAATCAGGCTGGACAGACTGAGAGCCGTGGAGATATCCATCAGATGACATCCATTGTCAGGGGAATCCTTCTGTATCCGATTATTTCGGCCCTGCTGGCATCTTTTTTCGGTGTATTTCTCCTGAGAAGGGCTCTCCGCCCCCTGAAAAGTCTTCATCTTGGTGTGCAGACATTGCAGAAGGGTGAGTACTCCTACAGAGTGAAAATCCCAGATTCAAAAATCACCATCAGGGATGATCTGACCATGCTCTCCGAAGGATTCAATGAGATGGCCGCATCCCTTGAGGCTTCGGAAGAGTGGAAAAAACAGATTATTTCAGATACGGCCCATGAACTGAGGACTCCAGTCAGCCTTATTATGGGAAATCTGGAGATGATTCTGGATGGTGTTTATAAAGCCGACCGCAGCAGGCTGGAATCTCTTCATCGGGAGAGTACAGTTCTGGCAGAGCTGATAAAGAATCTGCAGGTTCTGGCAAGTGAAGAATCAAAGCGGGGCAGTACTGAGAAGATAGAATTCTCTCTCTCAGAACTGGTCGGCCATACGGCAGAAGATTTCAGGGCTCTTGCAGTTCATAAGAATATATCTGTTCAACTTGAGGACAGCGGGAATATCAAATTTAAGGGTGATATGAACAAAACCAGACAGGTTTTGAAGAATCTGATGGTCAATGCTTTGAGGCATACACCCGATAATGGTTATATAATTATGCGCTGTCTTCGTCAAAAAAACTGCATAATTGTAGAAATTGAAGATTCAGGGGAAGGAATTTCTCCAGAGTATAGAGAAAAAATATTTAATCGTTTTTTTAAAATTGATAAGTCCAGGAATAGTGAAGGAAGTGGTCTGGGATTATCCATAAGCAGAATAATTATTGAGAACCAGGGAGGCACCCTCAGTGCACATGAAGGACGTCATGGCTCCGCCCTGTTCAGGATCTCTTTTCCCGAAAATGAATTAGGATGA